One Thermococcus sp. genomic window carries:
- a CDS encoding ABC transporter ATP-binding protein, which yields MAKTVLEVKNLKMYYFTNKGVVKAVDDVSFELKKGEVLGLAGESGCGKSSLGFTLLGMPTPPGKIVDGSIKIDGREIVGLPEDVLRKEIRWEKISMIFQGAMNALNPVYTVGYQMTEPLLYHKGMSQEEALDRAQKYLELVGLDPEIVYRYPHELSGGMKQRVIIAMALLMEPSVVIADEPTTALDVVVQAQIINLMKRLKKELGLSMIFITHDLSILAEISDRVAIMYAGKIVEIGDSEKVYYEPAHPYTQKLLAAIPRLHEDVEKLEFIPGQPPNLINPPKGCRFHPRCPYAMDICREQVPELKEIDKDHYAACWLL from the coding sequence ATGGCCAAGACAGTCCTCGAAGTTAAGAACCTCAAGATGTACTACTTCACCAACAAGGGCGTCGTCAAGGCAGTGGACGATGTGTCCTTCGAACTCAAGAAGGGTGAAGTGCTTGGACTTGCCGGTGAGAGTGGGTGTGGCAAGTCCTCCCTCGGTTTCACCCTTTTGGGCATGCCAACCCCACCGGGCAAGATAGTTGACGGGAGCATCAAGATAGACGGCAGGGAAATAGTGGGCCTCCCGGAGGACGTCCTCAGGAAGGAGATCAGGTGGGAAAAGATCTCGATGATATTCCAGGGAGCAATGAACGCCCTTAACCCGGTCTACACCGTTGGCTATCAGATGACGGAACCGCTCCTCTACCACAAGGGGATGTCGCAGGAGGAGGCCCTCGACAGGGCCCAGAAGTACCTTGAGCTGGTTGGCCTTGATCCCGAGATAGTCTACCGCTACCCCCACGAGCTCAGCGGAGGTATGAAACAGCGTGTCATCATAGCCATGGCTCTGCTCATGGAACCCAGCGTCGTCATAGCGGATGAGCCCACAACGGCCCTCGATGTCGTCGTTCAGGCACAGATCATAAACCTAATGAAGCGCCTCAAGAAGGAGCTCGGCCTATCGATGATATTCATCACTCACGACCTCAGTATTCTAGCCGAGATCAGCGACCGCGTTGCCATAATGTACGCAGGAAAGATAGTCGAGATCGGTGACAGCGAGAAGGTTTACTACGAACCTGCACATCCCTACACCCAGAAGCTCCTCGCGGCGATACCGAGGCTTCACGAGGACGTTGAAAAGCTCGAATTCATTCCCGGCCAGCCACCCAACCTCATCAACCCGCCAAAGGGATGTCGCTTCCACCCGAGGTGCCCCTACGCTATGGACATCTGCAGGGAACAGGTGCCTGAACTGAAGGAGATTGATAAAGACCACTACGCCGCATGCTGGTTGCTGTGA